From Drosophila yakuba strain Tai18E2 chromosome 2L, Prin_Dyak_Tai18E2_2.1, whole genome shotgun sequence, one genomic window encodes:
- the LOC6528163 gene encoding carbohydrate sulfotransferase 11 — translation MLIRLRYGRRLQTYLKIGACVLVGLCYFAFLFRESLNAYEHRERATAAELEADSEPSKQQLKLKRQQLQRQRILAKQQEQGKAIAGGNASAGSASSLAAAPPPPPPVTTLNPVYEYSEELHSRTERELQRRSEHLAAVCDRYKLQEKYPPNPWEFFVSPGHNNLVWCNVFKAASSTWMYYFNILAGYDVKYLQRTETQPLELARKRFPRPELGELMELLPSALSFLFVRDPFERILSAYRNKLEGNKNTFYKALGNKIVHRYRKRNLGGPWPRCGPTFEEFVRFLIAEHAAGKRFDEHWAPVYSFCTPCSVNFTIIGKTETFQRDSEFIIRQAGLESLLLGLGKLPQRKQRKIGNQARSGVKSEALVERYFADLDRSTLDQLLKIYRIDFELFDYDYRRYYDMVHPWSLEQSTSASGVPAVGSTSTTPTISSPGHSTQGQAT, via the exons ATGCTCATCCGCCTGCGCTATGGAAGACGCCTGCAGACCTATCTGAAGATAGGCGCCTGTGTCCTGGTGGGCCTGTGCTACTTCGCCTTCCTCTTCCGCGAATCCCTCAATGCCTACGAGCACCGGGAGCGGGCCACGGCCGCGGAATTGGAGGCGGACTCGGAGCCCTCGAAGCAGCAGCTCAAGCTGAAGCGGCAGCAATTGCAGCGCCAGAGGATTTTGGccaagcagcaggagcagggaaAGGCCATCGCTGGCGGAAATGCCAGTGCAGGCAGCGCATCTTCCCTggcagcagctcctccgccgccgccgccggtTACCACCTTGAATCCCGTCTATGAGTACTCCGAGGAGCTGCACAGTCGCACGGAGCGGGAGCTGCAGAGGAGGAGCGAGCATCTGGCCGCCGTCTGCGATCGGTATAAGCTGCAGGAAAAGTACCCACCGAATCCCTGGGAGTTCTTCGTCTCACCTGGCCACAACAATCTCGTCTG GTGCAACGTCTTCAAGGCGGCCAGTAGTACGTGGATGTATTACTTTAATATACTGG CTGGCTACGATGTGAAGTATCTGCAGCGAACGGAGACGCAGCCACTGGAGTTGGCCAGGAAGCGTTTTCCCCGCCCGGAACTCGGCGAACTGATGGAGCTGCTGCCCAGTGCGCTGTCCTTCCTTTTCGTGCGCGATCCCTTCGAGCGGATCCTGAGTGCCTATCGCAACAAGCTGGAGGGCAACAAGAACACCTTCTACAAGGCGCTGGGGAACAAGATCGTGCATCGCTACAGGAAGCGGAATCTGGGCGGACCCTGGCCGCGATGTGGACCCACCTTCGAGGAGTTCGTGCGCTTCCTGATCGCCGAGCACGCGGCGGGCAAGAGATTCGACGAGCACTGGGCGCCAGTCTATAGCTTCTGCACGCCCTGCAGCGTTAACTTCACGATTATCGGCAAGACGGAGACGTTCCAGAGGGACTCGGAGTTCATAATACGGCAGGCGGGCCTGGAATCGCTGCTCCTGGGACTGGGCAAGCTGCCGCAGCGAAAGCAGCGCAAGATTGGCAACCAAGCGCGTAGTGGGGTTAAATCCGAGGCCCTGGTCGAGCGATACTTCGCCGATCTCGACCGCTCAACGTTGGACCAATTGCTCAAGATATATCGCATCGATTTCGAGCTCTTTGACTACGACTATCGCAGGTACTACGACATGGTGCATCCGTGGAGTCTGGAGCAGAGCACTTCCGCATCCGGAGTGCCGGCTGTCGGATCCACCAGCACCACACCAACGATATCTTCGCCTGGCCATTCCACCCAAGGTCAGGCGACGTAG